In Sphaerospermopsis torques-reginae ITEP-024, the genomic window TCAATAAATCCCATAATATCTGTCCTGCTGCATCTTTTTGGGGACTACGATAAAAATCAACTTGCCAAATTAGACTCATGATTAATATTGATATTTTTTTGTCAATTTAATTTTTACCATAAAACGGGGTGAATTAGTTAGGTTTTGGTGTGGGTGACAAATTTTTTCTTGATTAACCGCAAAGTACGCAAAGTACACAAAGGAATGATATCATATCCGGTTGAATACTTATCATATCTGTTGAGACTGGTAATTGGTAATGGGTAATTGGTAATTGGGAAAAGATAATTATTAACCAACAAGTTATATTGTAAGTGATTATCCGAACTTGATATAAAGCAGAAAAATTACCATAAGTCAGGAGGGGAGTAATCATAAGTCATTTGTTTTTCATACTTTGGAGATAAGTTAGTTAATTGTTCCTATTCCTGTGAGTATTAAGTGATAGATGTTAAAACAATACTGATGATGGATAAATTTTGGATTTTAAAATTATTAATATAAAACGCAGATTAATCGGAGTTTATTTACTTCATGAGTTCCAAATCAAAAAAACAATCAAAATCTGAACAGAAAGAAAGTACACCAGCAACTTCTGGTGGTTATCAAACTCCTCTACAAGAGGATATTCGTAAAACTGGTACTGCTGAAAAAAGTGAAGCTAGAGAAACCGCTAAACCAGAAGCACCTGGTGAGGATAATGTAGCGGGTAGTCCTAATCAGGGTAATCCATCGCGTTAAGGAAATCATTTAATTAATAATGATTATGTCCCCGTCTCTGAAAATTAGGAGGTGGGGATAAGTCATAAGAAAGTAAATTAAACTACTGTTATCCGTGCATGATCTCTCGATTTAGGTTTGACTGTAATTTCTACATCAATTCCCAAAGTATTCAGAAATTTAAACATTCTTTCTAGCGAAAAACCTGTAAGTCTTCCTCTCATTAAAGCAGAAACTTTTGGCTGATCAATTCCTAATAATTCAGCCGCTTCTGCTTGGGTGATATGACGTGCAGTGATAGCGTTGCTGATTTTTCGTGCTAGTTCAGCTTTGACTAGCATTTCTTCTGGGTTGGGTAAACCTAAATCAGCAAATACGTTACCGCTACTGCTTGTTATTTCAATCTTTTCTGTCATGATTACTTCCTTTTCTCTTACTGATAAAATTGTTTATAATGCTGTTTTGCTCTTTCAAGTCTTGCTTCAATTAAGTCCATATCTTGCTTAGGTGTAGCAATACCATGTTTTGATTTTTTTTGGAAGACATGAAGCACATAAACTGCTTTTGGTAGTTTGACAGTATAAATAGCTCGATAGGTGTCTCCATCAAAATCCTCTACAACCTCTAATACACTCGCTCCTTTAAATCCCTTCAAAGGTTTGGTATGAGGATGTTTATCACCAATTTGAGCTAAATACAGAGCGTATCCTATTTCCCCTTTTACCTCTTCAGGAAACTCTTTTAGGTCTTCTAGGGAACTTCCTACCCATTCCAGGGGTTTTATCTGTTCTGTTTCCAATTGCCTTACTTACACCCTTTATCCCGGATTTCTCACCAAGATCCTCAAACCCTTATAACATCTGGATTCTGGGTTTTCACACTGTGTCAAAAATTAGCCCTATGAAAAATGCCCGAAACCGCTTCTCTATAAGGATTCTATAGATTGCGATCGCATTGTTTGTGAGAAATGCGGGTCAAAGGTAATCCTGATAAGGCAAGGGCTTTGCGACAAGCAATGATTGTCACCATGAAACAACATCCTGACCCAGTTGCATGGGCTGGATTTTCACTCATTGGTCTTGCACAACAGCCACCATCAACCTTAGCTCCCTCCCAAAAAACGCAAATAGTAGGACGGGTTTCATGTTCTGGGATAAGTGGTGATTCTCTCAGTAGCGGGAGACCTATGAAAAAAGCAACACTGGAATCAACCGCTCAGGGCTTTAAGCTACGTATTGTGGAGTTAGGAACAGAACATTTATTAGAGCTTGACAATAACCTTGTTGTGCAAGCTGCTAGTACAGATGGTGGTTATTGGAATCTAGTTGCCTATAACGATTCTAAAGAGCCAGTTAAAATTAACCAAGATGGTTCTTTTAATATTGGGATGATGGTGTCTACACGTAGCGTTTGTAATTTTAGTGGCAAATTAGAATTTCTAGGGGATGCAAAGAGTAAATTATTTAGTAA contains:
- a CDS encoding helix-turn-helix domain-containing protein, with the protein product MTEKIEITSSSGNVFADLGLPNPEEMLVKAELARKISNAITARHITQAEAAELLGIDQPKVSALMRGRLTGFSLERMFKFLNTLGIDVEITVKPKSRDHARITVV
- a CDS encoding type II toxin-antitoxin system RelE/ParE family toxin, coding for METEQIKPLEWVGSSLEDLKEFPEEVKGEIGYALYLAQIGDKHPHTKPLKGFKGASVLEVVEDFDGDTYRAIYTVKLPKAVYVLHVFQKKSKHGIATPKQDMDLIEARLERAKQHYKQFYQ